One region of Juglans regia cultivar Chandler chromosome 4, Walnut 2.0, whole genome shotgun sequence genomic DNA includes:
- the LOC118348175 gene encoding transcription factor MYB14-like, protein MEGDHRGLDNALFFDNKNRVFRSLKPGLRALDGSTVRLRWRAVGVMDSERPRYRRGFAWCGGVAARKWLCRSLQVEISGQYLEMMMMPKTSDGEKMPGRSRASWSPEEDQKLKAYIKRYGIWNWNRMPEASGLTRSGKSCRLRWMNYLRPEIKRGNFSQEDQETILKWHELLGNRWSAIAAKLPGRTDNEIKNYWHAHLKKLSKNISSSTTLSELVGTSEEVEANKNDSSGNQDLLLISDSPKVPNMDGIKGIPTSLQIHMSTNDIVSSSSSTDPPVEDVSNQYMIDQDEINFSSSNSSEIIRGIWELPYFSFQDIFMPERDPGFMAPTTASCQQEPMYSDVCNDAGYDFWVD, encoded by the exons ATGGAGGGTGATCACCGCGGCTTAgacaatgctctgttttttgacAACAAAAACAGAGTGTTTCGGAGCTTGAAACCGGGGCTACGTGCGTTGGATGGCAGCACCGTGAGACTGAGGTGGCGTGCGGTTGGGGTGATGGACTCCGAACGACCTAGATACCGGCGTGGTTTCGCTTGGTGTGGTGGAGTTGCTGCACGGAAGTGGCTCTGCAG gTCTCTGCAAGTTGAAATATCCGGGCAGTActtagagatgatgatgatgccgAAGACTTCGGATGGTGAGAAAATGCCCGGGAGATCAAGAGCCTCATGGAGTCCTGAAGAAGACCAGAAGTTGAAAGCCTACATTAAGCGATACGGCATTTGGAATTGGAATCGGATGCCTGAAGCTTCTG gttTGACGCGATCCGGAAAAAGTTGTAGGCTCCGATGGATGAATTACCTTAGGCCTGAGATTAAGCGGGGGAACTTCAGCCAAGAAGACCAAGAAACTATACTTAAGTGGCATGAACTGCTGGGGAACCG ATGGTCTGCAATTGCTGCCAAGCTTCCTGGAAGAACtgacaatgaaataaaaaattactggCACGCCCACCTGAAAAAGCTCAGTAAGAACATTTCGTCATCAACAACTTTATCAGAATTGGTAGGAACATCCGAGGAAGTTGAAGCTAACAAGAATGATTCTTCTGGGAATCAAGATCTCCTACTAATTAGCGATTCACCAAAAGTGCCAAACATGGATGGCATTAAAGGTATCCCGACGTCACTACAAATCCATATGTCTACTAATGATATTGTCTCTTCTTCAAGCAGTACTGATCCTCCAGTTGAAGATGTTAGCAACCAATACATGATAGATCAGGACGAGATCAATTTTAGTTCGTCCAATTCATCTGAAATAATCCGTGGTATATGGGAGCTGCCATATTTTTCATTCCAGGACATATTCATGCCTGAAAGGGACCCTGGATTTATGGCTCCAACTACTGCGAGCTGCCAACAAGAGCCAATGTATTCAGATGTTTGCAATGATGCTGGCTATGATTTTTGGGTCGATTAA